One Nicotiana tomentosiformis chromosome 4, ASM39032v3, whole genome shotgun sequence genomic window carries:
- the LOC138909810 gene encoding spindle pole body component 110-like codes for MFTVPADTRMLSGPVGRDNYLCSLVTDEDQAEMNEVDAPSLFNEAQQAHNWASVLHRESFHRSRMEVRHLKFELKEKVSQKEMYKALSEQKDEVIRDHSVLQAELEKSQKEASKVKREHALLVEKVRVSDINNKRLSATANATSLHVQEKIYLIDQLRAEMNKVKASVEELRSKMDLLASKQDATKEDLASTKDQLRVMREKVDKWSRLNEELRAQHNSAVTERYTLGQEYTALKSKLEAALNEDSEVQDMQAQYKNDVENIKLESSSSSSSSSSSSSSSDDDDDDDDDDDDFSNEDA; via the exons ATGTTTACGGTACCGGCGGATACCAGGATGCTGTCCGGGCCGGTTGGTAGGGACAACTACCTTTGTTCCTTGGTGACTGATGAGGACCAAGCAGAGATGAATGAGGTGGATGCACCGAGCCTCTTCAATGAGGCACAACAGGCGCATAACTGG GCTTCAGTGCTTCATCGTGAGAGCTTCCACCGGTCTCGGATGGAGGTGAGACACCTTAAGTTCGAGCTCAAGGAGAAGGTCTCGCAAAAGGAAATGTATAAAGCTCTTTCAGAGCAAAAAGATGAGGTTATCAGGGACCACTCCGTCCTCCAAGCCGAGTTGGAAAAATCTCAAAAGGAGGCCTCGAAGGTGAAACGGGAACACGCCCTTCTGGTTGAAAAGGTAAGAGTGTCTGATATTAATAATAAGAGGCTAAGCGCAACCGCTAACGCCACATCCTTGCATGTCCAAGAGAAGATATACCTGATCGACCAGCTTAGGGCCGAAATGAACAAGGTCAAAGCCTCAGTCGAGGAGTTGAGGAGCAAAATGGATCTCCTGGCCTCGAAGCAGGATGCCACCAAGGAGGATTTGGCATCGACCAAAGATCAGCTCCGGGTGATGAGGGAAAAAGTCGACAAATGGTCTCGGCTAAATGAGGAGCTCCGGGCGCAACATAACTCGGCCGTTACTGAACGATACACTCTCGGCCAAGAATACACTGCGCTGAAGTCCAAGTTGGAGGCGGCTTTGAACGAGGACTCCGAAGTCCAGGACATGCAGGCCCAGTATAAGAACGATGTGGAG AACATTAAATtagagtcttcttcttcttcttcttcttcttcttcttcttcttcttcttctgatgatgatgatgatgatgatgatgatgatgatgatttttCAAACGAAGATGCTTGA
- the LOC138909811 gene encoding uncharacterized protein has translation MEFVRLSKYAVHMMATMEARVRRFVQVLSPLVINEAATTALNSNMNYGKIVAFAQAIETRKLKLRMEREGSSRARSAGNLGDSFGGGRSVFRGGSSGPSQSYAQSSASAPPSGHGQQKGSRFRPGQGSRGSHHQGQSGGIFQQQ, from the coding sequence ATGGAGTTCGTGCGCCTGTCAAAGTATGCTGTTCATATGATGGCGACAATGGAGGCTAGGGTGCGTCGATTTGTGCAAgtccttagccctttggttattaatgaggctgccacaaCTGCTCTAAATTCTaacatgaactatggaaagatagTGGCATTTGCCCAAGCTATAGAGACTCGAAAAttaaagctcaggatggaacgagaaggtagtagtagggcccgatcagcaggcaaccttggggattcattcggaggtgggagatcagtttttcggggaggatcatcagggccatcccagtcttatgctcagtcttcagctagtgccccgcCATCAGGGCACGGTCAGCAGAAGGGGAGTCGTtttaggcccggtcagggcagcagggggtcccaccatcagggccaATCAGGAGGGATATTCCAGCAGCAATAG
- the LOC138909812 gene encoding probable kinetochore protein nuf2 yields the protein MNVVGPDCLFNESQHALNQVRQRLEQIRRLNSQVDELMAEGGKFKENMDILGSRKEVVQAQLKSAEAQLRAAKENASVLIERAKELQSRLDLATSDKASLANELEVVRSEVTEANKRANAKVAQFRIGVEVNQAKAKSMVKHAKWQARREALEEVSAQGFDVEAEIENAKAEENRARRLAFTEEDSDRSSESEDEEDPEDTVSNEDQAI from the exons ATGAATGTGGTAGGACCCGACTGCCTTTTCAACGAGTCCCAGCATGCTCTGAATCAG GTTCGGCAGAGGCTTGAACAGATCAGACGGCTCAATTCACAGGTAGATGAGCTAATGGCCGAAGGGGGAAAATTCAAAGAAAATATGGATATCCTCGGCTCCAGAAAGGAGGTCGTTCAAGCGCAATTGAAGTCGGCTGAGGCCCAGCTTCGGGCTGCAAAAGAAAATGCCTCGGTGCTGATCGAGAGGGCTAAAGAGCTTCAGAGTCGGTTAGATTTGGCCACTTCCGATAAGGCAAGCTTGGCTAATGAACTCGAAGTGGTCAGATCGGAGGTAACCGAAGCTAATAAAAGAGCtaatgctaaagtggcccagttcaggATCGGTGTTGAGGTTAATCAGGCCAAGGCCAAGAGCATGGTCAAACATGCTAAATGGCAGGCTCGAagagaagctctcgaggaggtcagtgctcagggcttcgatgttgaGGCCGAAATTGAAAATGCCAAGGCGGAGGAAAACAGGGCTCGAAGGCTAGCCTTTACTGAGGAGGACTCCGATAGATCTAGCGAATCTGAAGATGAGGAAGATCCCGAGGACACAGTCTCCAATGAAGACCAAGCCATTTAG